The proteins below come from a single Saccharopolyspora sp. SCSIO 74807 genomic window:
- a CDS encoding FGGY family carbohydrate kinase, producing the protein MADYLLGIDNGSQSTKVAVFDTRGTVHARARVPLRPNDSPRPGVVEHPDDDLWDSVGAATRAALRDFAGGPEQIRGVGLCTIRFCRAMLRADGTLAQPVLSWMDERVSRPYQHVNPDVRYVTTSSGYITARMTGRFRDTAANYQGVWPIDTDSWDWVAAPDIPREMLFELVQPGEKLGTVTARAAAHTGLPEGLPVFATANDKATEALGSGLADDRSVLLSMGTYIAGMTTGTRNVADAEAFWTNFACRPREYLYESRGIRRGMWTVSWLRDLLGSEDWLNEGAATVPAGSDGLIAVLDWLAPVDAPFRKGAFLGFDGRQGPFHMYRAVLEAIALTMCANAGDMAGELGAEFERVLVSGGGAGSDVLVQIVADAFDRPARRAQGGAELGSAICAGVGLGLFAGFDEAVAAMVRNGSEFVPDPEAHEHYRRLREVYRALPGHTDPLFAWLATAGR; encoded by the coding sequence ATGGCGGACTACCTGCTCGGCATCGACAACGGCTCCCAGAGCACCAAGGTCGCCGTGTTCGACACGCGCGGCACAGTGCACGCCCGGGCCCGCGTTCCGTTGCGCCCCAACGATTCCCCGCGCCCCGGTGTCGTCGAGCATCCGGACGACGACCTGTGGGATTCCGTAGGTGCCGCGACCCGCGCGGCGCTGCGCGACTTCGCAGGCGGTCCGGAGCAGATCCGCGGCGTCGGGCTCTGCACGATCCGGTTCTGCCGCGCCATGTTGCGCGCCGACGGCACGCTCGCCCAGCCGGTGCTGAGTTGGATGGACGAACGCGTTTCGCGGCCGTACCAGCACGTGAATCCGGACGTCCGCTACGTCACCACGTCTTCCGGCTACATCACCGCGCGGATGACCGGGCGGTTCCGCGACACCGCGGCGAACTACCAGGGCGTGTGGCCGATCGACACCGACAGCTGGGACTGGGTCGCAGCACCCGACATCCCGCGGGAGATGCTGTTCGAGCTCGTGCAGCCCGGCGAGAAGCTCGGCACCGTCACCGCGCGAGCAGCCGCGCACACCGGGCTGCCGGAAGGTCTGCCGGTGTTCGCCACGGCCAACGACAAGGCGACCGAGGCGCTCGGCAGCGGCCTCGCCGACGACCGCAGCGTGCTGCTGTCGATGGGCACCTACATCGCCGGCATGACCACCGGAACGCGCAACGTTGCCGACGCCGAGGCGTTCTGGACCAACTTCGCCTGCCGCCCGCGCGAATACCTCTACGAGAGCCGCGGCATCCGCCGCGGCATGTGGACGGTCAGCTGGCTGCGCGACCTGCTCGGCTCCGAAGATTGGCTCAACGAAGGTGCGGCCACCGTACCGGCCGGTTCCGACGGGCTGATCGCGGTGCTGGACTGGCTGGCCCCGGTCGACGCGCCGTTCCGCAAGGGCGCGTTCCTCGGATTCGACGGCAGGCAGGGACCGTTCCACATGTACCGGGCGGTGCTCGAAGCGATCGCGCTGACCATGTGCGCCAACGCGGGCGACATGGCAGGCGAACTGGGCGCGGAGTTCGAGCGAGTGCTGGTCTCCGGCGGTGGCGCCGGATCCGACGTGCTCGTGCAGATCGTCGCCGACGCGTTCGACCGGCCCGCGCGGCGTGCGCAAGGCGGGGCGGAGCTCGGCTCGGCGATCTGCGCAGGCGTCGGGCTCGGCCTCTTCGCCGGTTTCGACGAGGCGGTGGCGGCGATGGTCCGCAATGGCAGCGAGTTCGTTCCCGACCCGGAGGCGCACGAGCATTACCGGCGGCTGCGCGAGGTGTACCGCGCACTGCCCGGCCACACCGACCCGCTGTTCGCGTGGCTGGCCACCGCTGGGCGGTGA
- a CDS encoding glycerol-3-phosphate responsive antiterminator has translation MRDVLLDSPVVASVKDEAGARSVIDSEPGVVFLLCGSILTLPDLVDRLRAAGKVVLVNVDMVEGLESRDVAVEFVGERTRADGVLSSKASIVKAARKRGLLAVHRFFLVDSFSYHNLGKQLAISRPDYIEILPGCVPRVIEWLRNDTDVPIIAGGLVCDKNDVLAALSAGATAIASSNVDVWSM, from the coding sequence GTGCGTGATGTCCTGTTGGATTCCCCGGTCGTGGCGAGCGTGAAGGACGAGGCCGGGGCGCGCTCGGTCATCGACTCGGAACCAGGCGTGGTCTTCCTGCTCTGCGGCTCGATCTTGACGCTGCCGGACCTGGTCGACCGGCTGCGCGCGGCCGGGAAGGTCGTGCTGGTGAACGTGGACATGGTCGAGGGGCTGGAAAGCCGCGACGTCGCCGTGGAGTTCGTGGGCGAACGCACCCGGGCGGACGGGGTGCTCAGCAGCAAGGCGTCGATCGTCAAGGCGGCCCGGAAGCGCGGATTGCTTGCGGTGCACCGGTTCTTCCTCGTCGACTCGTTCTCGTACCACAACCTCGGCAAGCAGTTGGCGATCTCGCGGCCGGACTACATCGAAATCCTGCCCGGGTGCGTGCCGCGGGTGATCGAGTGGCTGCGCAACGACACCGACGTGCCGATCATCGCGGGCGGGCTGGTCTGCGACAAGAACGACGTGCTGGCCGCGCTGAGCGCGGGCGCGACCGCCATCGCCTCGTCCAATGTGGACGTTTGGTCGATGTAG